Proteins encoded by one window of Vibrio rumoiensis:
- a CDS encoding isochorismate synthase, with amino-acid sequence MSELPQVIELIIERIRRGQVSSENRISERVDLPDDFSAIDWLEGQSLYPRFYWQSRDEREEVIALEQVNSFTNPLDAYPILAEQQRVWGGKAFDSEHSNTPELTSYFFLPRIELIRQDDQWTLNANIGLDAELTIDALQQLKSDYQPIEALIPQSSQIYFSPQFDEWKHILSKALSAIEAQEFEKVVLARKTLVELPEPIRAAQLLKSSREQNHNSFHFLVSLSPNRSFVGSTPERLYRRSGDQVETEALAGTIGRSDDPVEDKKLSDWLMNDDKNQRENQIVVNDIIERLGPYTESIAVHPEVQLIQLRRVQHLKRHINGCLSTGVKGIQLLSALQPTAAIAGLPRESSLNFIRMNEPFTRGWYSGSLGYFGHHQAEFCVSIRSASLVDNTVKLYAGAGIVPGSEAEFEWQELNRKTATLLNLITDYPIENEHGESV; translated from the coding sequence TTGTCTGAATTACCCCAAGTGATTGAGCTAATAATTGAACGAATTAGACGTGGGCAAGTTTCGAGTGAAAACCGTATCTCAGAAAGGGTTGATCTACCCGATGATTTTAGTGCTATCGACTGGCTAGAAGGGCAATCTTTGTACCCTCGCTTTTATTGGCAGTCACGTGATGAACGTGAAGAAGTCATTGCTTTAGAACAAGTTAATAGTTTTACCAATCCACTCGATGCATACCCCATTCTTGCTGAGCAGCAAAGAGTGTGGGGGGGTAAAGCTTTCGATAGTGAGCATTCCAATACACCCGAGCTGACCAGCTATTTTTTCTTGCCTAGAATCGAGTTAATTCGTCAAGATGATCAATGGACACTCAATGCTAATATTGGTCTAGATGCTGAATTGACGATTGATGCTTTACAACAATTAAAATCGGACTATCAACCGATTGAAGCCTTGATTCCCCAATCAAGCCAAATTTACTTTTCACCGCAATTTGATGAGTGGAAGCATATTTTAAGCAAGGCACTCAGTGCCATTGAAGCGCAAGAATTTGAAAAGGTCGTGTTAGCCAGAAAAACATTGGTTGAACTGCCTGAGCCCATTCGAGCTGCTCAGCTATTAAAATCGAGTCGTGAACAAAACCATAATAGCTTTCACTTTTTAGTTTCATTGTCCCCGAACCGGAGTTTTGTAGGTTCAACGCCAGAGCGCTTATATCGCCGCTCGGGAGACCAGGTGGAAACTGAAGCGTTAGCCGGCACGATTGGACGTAGTGATGACCCTGTTGAAGATAAAAAATTGTCCGATTGGTTGATGAACGATGATAAAAATCAGCGTGAAAATCAAATTGTGGTCAATGATATTATTGAGCGTCTAGGGCCTTATACGGAAAGCATTGCGGTGCATCCAGAAGTGCAGTTGATCCAACTACGTCGAGTTCAGCATTTAAAGCGCCATATCAATGGATGCTTGTCGACAGGCGTGAAAGGGATTCAATTGTTATCCGCTCTTCAACCAACCGCAGCGATTGCCGGATTACCTCGTGAATCGTCATTGAATTTTATTCGTATGAATGAGCCTTTTACCCGTGGTTGGTACAGCGGTTCTTTAGGGTATTTTGGTCATCATCAAGCTGAGTTTTGCGTGTCGATTCGTAGTGCGTCATTAGTTGATAATACGGTAAAACTATACGCTGGTGCGGGTATTGTGCCGGGCTCTGAAGCCGAATTTGAATGGCAAGAGCTGAACCGTAAAACCGCCACTTTATTGAACCTTATTACTGATTATCCGATTGAAAATGAACATGGTGAAAGTGTATGA
- the menD gene encoding 2-succinyl-5-enolpyruvyl-6-hydroxy-3-cyclohexene-1-carboxylic-acid synthase gives MSQAGLNRIWAQAILQTLTLSGVKHICIAPGSRSTPLSLEALELAQRSELTVHTHFDERGLGFLALGIAKATQDPVAVIVTSGTAVANLLPSVAESGLTGEKLILLTSDRPESLVGVGANQAIVQKGIFSSHVRKSVELPSPSRNIGQEAPQELIQALTKVNHALAYQHTVSGSLHINCPYPEPLYIQNAAEKQQYQPDLAQAMAVQTHYLELAKLYPSYNVPELTNGTQQNIVNQLPHMKGVILIGKMPLSEAQKVSQWAKTLGWPIFADPQSGVSSQWAHFDLWLQQPAYFDQLLQADCILQFGARFVSKRIGQFIKQAVSNHHCHYWVFEPNISVFNPDRLPQQRTVAKIQDCITMLENALPQWVDMKAVSTQAGWADHLQQAAEIVEQATFDIRQDTSLTECQLALNLFQLRSQIPEVELFIGNSLIVRLADMLSALECTNVYTNRGASGIDGLVATATGVQRSKNVPLLTLLGDTSLLYDLNSLALLTQVSQPHVVLVTNNDGGAIFDLLPVPAEQKQYLYQMPHGYQFEHAAHQFKLDYTAPNTWSALLATIQEYLINFERGDIHSALLIEVITPPEQASQQIKAILSNMTELLNTTEQAGKSHAL, from the coding sequence ATGAGCCAAGCTGGATTAAATCGAATTTGGGCGCAGGCTATTTTACAAACACTAACTCTATCGGGTGTGAAACATATATGCATCGCGCCGGGATCTCGTTCTACGCCTTTAAGCCTAGAAGCATTAGAACTTGCACAACGTTCAGAACTCACTGTACATACCCATTTTGATGAACGTGGTTTAGGCTTTTTAGCGCTAGGGATTGCCAAAGCTACCCAAGACCCTGTGGCAGTGATAGTGACCTCAGGTACGGCGGTGGCGAACTTATTACCAAGCGTGGCAGAGTCTGGCTTAACCGGTGAGAAACTTATTTTGTTAACCTCAGATCGCCCTGAGAGTTTAGTCGGTGTGGGGGCTAATCAGGCGATTGTGCAAAAAGGGATTTTTTCTTCGCATGTACGAAAAAGTGTTGAGCTACCTAGTCCTAGTCGAAATATAGGGCAGGAAGCGCCACAAGAATTGATTCAAGCGTTAACCAAAGTGAACCATGCTCTCGCTTATCAACATACCGTCTCTGGCTCATTGCATATCAACTGCCCATATCCAGAGCCTTTGTATATTCAAAACGCAGCAGAAAAGCAGCAGTATCAGCCCGATTTAGCGCAAGCCATGGCCGTGCAAACTCATTATTTAGAATTGGCTAAATTGTATCCAAGTTACAACGTTCCTGAACTGACCAATGGCACTCAACAAAACATCGTCAATCAACTACCTCATATGAAAGGAGTTATCTTGATTGGCAAAATGCCATTGAGTGAAGCGCAAAAAGTTTCACAATGGGCGAAAACATTAGGCTGGCCCATTTTTGCTGATCCTCAATCTGGTGTCAGCAGTCAGTGGGCTCACTTTGACTTGTGGCTGCAACAACCGGCTTATTTTGACCAATTATTGCAAGCGGATTGTATTTTGCAGTTTGGGGCGCGCTTCGTATCGAAACGTATAGGCCAGTTCATCAAACAAGCGGTATCGAATCATCACTGTCATTATTGGGTCTTCGAACCGAATATCAGTGTGTTTAATCCTGACCGACTGCCGCAACAAAGAACCGTCGCGAAAATTCAAGACTGCATTACGATGCTTGAAAATGCATTGCCGCAATGGGTTGATATGAAAGCCGTTAGTACGCAAGCCGGGTGGGCTGATCATTTACAGCAAGCGGCAGAGATAGTTGAGCAAGCAACCTTTGATATTCGACAAGATACATCGCTAACCGAGTGTCAATTGGCGCTGAATCTATTTCAATTAAGGTCGCAGATTCCAGAGGTTGAGCTCTTTATCGGGAACAGTTTAATTGTGCGTTTAGCGGATATGTTATCTGCACTTGAATGCACAAACGTCTATACCAATCGAGGCGCTTCTGGCATTGATGGTTTGGTAGCTACTGCGACGGGGGTGCAGCGTTCTAAAAACGTGCCTTTATTGACTTTGTTGGGCGATACTTCATTACTGTATGATCTGAATTCGTTGGCATTGTTGACGCAAGTATCACAACCTCATGTTGTCCTTGTGACCAATAATGACGGCGGGGCTATTTTTGATTTATTACCGGTGCCAGCAGAGCAAAAACAATATTTATACCAGATGCCACATGGCTATCAGTTTGAACATGCTGCCCATCAATTTAAGCTTGATTATACTGCACCCAATACATGGTCAGCTTTATTGGCGACGATACAAGAATATCTGATTAATTTTGAACGTGGTGACATACACTCTGCGTTATTGATTGAAGTCATTACGCCACCCGAACAAGCATCACAACAGATAAAAGCAATATTATCTAACATGACCGAATTACTTAACACTACGGAACAGGCGGGAAAATCTCATGCTTTATAG
- a CDS encoding RES family NAD+ phosphorylase, whose amino-acid sequence MLTIEEREQLEELDMYGIEDLFLSECDSWFSTDIACCDLCVDDFLKAWPNAGNAIDFQSNVMDIDHFYESTRLRECYTPEDYLKFMQLVNCPRCGEQLKGGFYPYELPFMPVDSFEDILNELMEIAHKSPFVMLKHEFAESVFQAIQELAENAVPTEITQPLYRARAASQITEVAPKEFDVTPKAFASEGRYNHSGLPAFYLGSDMRTCYEEMRKIPCYMAEICVNQPMKILDLTATYENHEQHSDMLDTMVYSALVSAKHNDEGQYKPQYLFSRFVADCAKYAGFDAIKYPSTRTIAGCFNLVFLNQNFSLGNACELLNVKRYPDEN is encoded by the coding sequence ATGTTAACAATTGAAGAAAGAGAACAGCTTGAAGAGCTGGATATGTACGGAATAGAAGACCTATTTTTATCTGAATGCGATTCTTGGTTTTCAACGGATATAGCTTGTTGTGACCTCTGTGTTGATGACTTTCTAAAAGCATGGCCAAATGCTGGAAATGCGATAGACTTTCAAAGCAATGTTATGGATATCGACCATTTTTATGAGTCAACCAGACTTAGAGAGTGCTATACACCAGAAGATTATTTAAAGTTTATGCAGTTAGTCAATTGTCCAAGGTGTGGAGAGCAGTTGAAAGGTGGATTCTATCCTTATGAACTACCTTTTATGCCTGTTGATTCTTTCGAAGATATCCTAAATGAGCTTATGGAAATTGCGCATAAGTCGCCCTTTGTGATGCTTAAGCATGAGTTTGCAGAGTCAGTATTTCAAGCTATTCAAGAGTTAGCTGAAAACGCAGTTCCTACAGAAATTACACAGCCTTTGTATCGAGCAAGAGCTGCATCTCAAATCACTGAGGTTGCACCAAAGGAGTTCGATGTTACTCCAAAAGCATTTGCTTCAGAGGGTAGGTATAACCATTCTGGTTTACCTGCATTTTACCTTGGTAGTGACATGCGTACTTGTTATGAAGAAATGCGCAAGATTCCATGCTATATGGCTGAAATTTGTGTAAATCAACCAATGAAAATCCTCGATTTAACTGCTACGTACGAAAACCACGAACAGCATAGTGATATGCTCGATACTATGGTCTATTCAGCTTTAGTTAGCGCAAAGCACAACGATGAAGGGCAGTACAAGCCCCAGTATTTGTTTTCAAGGTTTGTCGCTGATTGTGCAAAGTATGCAGGGTTTGATGCAATCAAGTATCCATCAACTCGTACTATCGCTGGGTGTTTTAATCTTGTCTTTCTCAATCAAAACTTTAGCCTTGGCAATGCGTGCGAACTTTTAAACGTAAAGCGTTACCCAGACGAAAATTAA
- a CDS encoding Tim44 domain-containing protein, whose product MNRLFVMVALIMVSMVTAPIAEAKRFGGGKSFGKSFKTAPAPKQNVQNTNTLNKKPDATNTRRGGMMGGMLGGLLAGGLLASLFMGGGFEGIQFFDILIMGLIAFVAFKFLRGMMGAKQGSMNRGPQAAYSGAMNRQQFEQPNVQNFEQPQSSGGFGATGQSDVPHNFPPGFDRVAFVEGSREHYRTLQGAWNFNQLDKIEEYVTPSLFEELKAERAQLQGDQHTDVMYVDAEIVRGEYDASKAQLSIQFTGRYRDSVEGIEEDIDEVWHLERDLVANNAPWLIVGIQTNS is encoded by the coding sequence ATGAACCGACTTTTCGTCATGGTTGCATTGATTATGGTATCAATGGTAACCGCGCCTATCGCTGAAGCAAAACGTTTCGGTGGTGGTAAGTCTTTCGGGAAAAGCTTTAAAACTGCACCAGCACCAAAACAGAATGTGCAAAATACCAATACGTTAAACAAAAAGCCGGATGCAACTAATACTCGTCGTGGAGGCATGATGGGCGGTATGCTAGGTGGTTTGTTGGCTGGTGGTCTACTTGCTTCTTTATTCATGGGCGGTGGTTTTGAAGGCATTCAATTCTTCGATATTCTTATTATGGGTTTGATCGCGTTTGTCGCGTTTAAGTTCTTACGCGGCATGATGGGAGCAAAACAAGGTTCAATGAATCGAGGGCCTCAAGCAGCGTATTCAGGTGCGATGAATCGTCAGCAATTTGAGCAACCGAATGTACAAAACTTCGAACAACCTCAATCTTCTGGTGGTTTCGGTGCAACAGGGCAATCTGATGTTCCGCATAACTTCCCTCCAGGTTTTGACCGTGTTGCATTTGTCGAAGGTTCTCGTGAGCATTACCGCACACTACAAGGCGCTTGGAACTTTAATCAATTAGACAAGATTGAAGAATACGTTACTCCAAGTTTGTTCGAAGAATTGAAAGCGGAACGTGCGCAACTTCAAGGTGACCAACATACCGATGTCATGTACGTTGATGCTGAGATTGTTCGTGGTGAGTATGATGCTTCGAAAGCGCAGTTAAGCATTCAATTTACTGGTCGTTACCGTGATTCTGTAGAAGGCATTGAAGAAGACATCGATGAAGTTTGGCATTTAGAGCGTGATTTAGTGGCGAACAATGCACCTTGGTTGATTGTCGGGATTCAAACCAATTCTTAA
- the menE gene encoding o-succinylbenzoate--CoA ligase: MDLIQQWCMASADKVALTSSDVTYSWQQLDKQVSQLAEQLKEQGVIEGHIIAVISKNDLAAVLLYLASLRVGALCALMPPQPIAAINQKLDIIQAQFVWLSNATETFGANEFDTSALDIPRLSITLADTNTNPKHLAVNVAAKHIDLDQYASIVFTSGSTGVPKAVVHAIKHHLASAQGITQSFLFGAQDAWLLSLPIYHVSGLSIIWRWLAKGAKLVIGSGDLQSDIQQVTHASLVPVQLQRLLDSGQPIPLKRVLLGGSHIPLPLTERASEQGIECWLGYGMTETASTVIAKQVDGSPSAGALLPFRKIKLQDGRIYVAGETLASGYLHHGKLTPLVTDDQPWFDTKDLGQCYQQAGKPDEYIILGRADNQFISGGENIHCEEIEAVLIRHPSIKQVFIIPVEDKQYGQRPVAFIDTTEKLDPSAYQAYLLKHLDKFKCPDAYYRLPDSLMNTGIKVSRADLKNYYRQLNRA, encoded by the coding sequence GTGGATCTGATACAACAATGGTGTATGGCTAGCGCTGACAAGGTGGCTTTAACCTCATCTGATGTGACGTATAGTTGGCAACAGCTCGATAAACAAGTCTCACAATTAGCAGAGCAACTGAAAGAACAAGGTGTGATTGAAGGTCATATCATTGCTGTGATCAGTAAAAATGACCTTGCAGCGGTGTTGTTATATTTAGCCTCACTTCGAGTGGGAGCACTGTGTGCATTGATGCCGCCTCAACCGATTGCCGCGATAAATCAAAAGTTAGATATTATTCAAGCTCAGTTTGTTTGGTTATCGAATGCCACCGAGACGTTTGGTGCTAACGAGTTTGATACTAGCGCGTTGGATATTCCTCGTTTATCCATTACTTTGGCAGATACAAATACCAATCCTAAGCATTTAGCAGTAAATGTTGCCGCTAAACATATCGATTTAGACCAATACGCCAGTATCGTCTTTACCTCTGGTTCAACAGGTGTACCTAAAGCGGTTGTGCATGCGATTAAACATCACTTAGCCAGCGCGCAGGGCATTACTCAATCGTTTTTATTTGGCGCTCAAGATGCTTGGCTTTTAAGCTTGCCAATTTATCATGTTTCAGGCCTTTCTATTATTTGGCGTTGGCTTGCTAAAGGGGCCAAGTTGGTTATTGGCAGCGGCGATTTGCAATCTGATATTCAACAAGTGACGCATGCTTCACTCGTGCCCGTTCAATTACAACGGTTGCTCGATTCTGGCCAGCCCATTCCATTAAAACGTGTTTTACTCGGTGGTTCGCATATTCCATTACCGCTTACCGAAAGAGCAAGCGAGCAGGGGATTGAGTGTTGGCTCGGTTATGGCATGACAGAAACCGCCTCAACCGTTATTGCCAAGCAAGTCGATGGCAGCCCAAGCGCGGGTGCATTACTGCCTTTTCGCAAAATCAAACTGCAAGATGGCCGAATTTATGTCGCGGGTGAAACGTTAGCTTCAGGCTATTTACACCATGGAAAACTTACGCCGTTGGTAACTGACGATCAGCCTTGGTTTGATACTAAAGATCTCGGGCAATGCTACCAACAAGCCGGTAAGCCCGATGAATACATTATTTTAGGTCGTGCCGATAACCAGTTTATTTCTGGTGGTGAGAATATTCATTGTGAAGAAATCGAAGCCGTCTTAATTCGTCACCCTTCGATCAAACAAGTTTTTATTATTCCAGTGGAAGATAAGCAATATGGGCAAAGGCCGGTGGCGTTTATTGATACGACTGAAAAATTAGACCCTAGTGCTTACCAAGCGTATTTATTAAAACACTTAGATAAATTTAAGTGCCCAGATGCTTATTATCGGTTACCGGATAGCTTGATGAATACCGGAATTAAGGTTTCACGCGCCGACCTTAAAAACTACTACCGACAACTGAATCGCGCATAA
- a CDS encoding DUF4062 domain-containing protein, translating to MSYEAKVFNVMIASPGDVASERTIIRDVIYEWNAVHSKSRNIVLLPVGWESHSSPEMGASPQEIINNQILDKCDFLVGVFWTRIGTATTEYASGTVEEIEKHIAADKPAMLYFSSQPVVMDTVDPDQYSELSKFKKSCQSRGLYEGYDSHSDFKEKFYRHLQLKVNEHALFQFDVSDSFLPQNEIVESNTSIPSLSNEARILLKEASLDSGGTIMSLSYMGGDDVQTNGKNLISSQEPREVARWKSAIQELENEDLIEDRGHKGEVFRITNLGYQIADMIEL from the coding sequence ATGAGTTACGAAGCTAAAGTATTCAACGTGATGATTGCTTCCCCAGGAGATGTAGCGTCTGAAAGAACGATCATTCGTGATGTGATTTATGAATGGAACGCTGTTCATTCGAAGTCACGAAATATTGTTTTGTTACCTGTGGGGTGGGAATCTCATTCATCTCCAGAAATGGGCGCGTCTCCTCAAGAAATTATAAATAATCAAATCTTAGACAAGTGTGACTTCCTCGTCGGTGTTTTCTGGACTCGTATTGGTACAGCCACCACTGAGTACGCTAGTGGAACTGTTGAAGAAATAGAAAAACATATTGCGGCTGACAAACCCGCAATGCTCTATTTTTCCAGTCAGCCCGTCGTAATGGATACCGTTGACCCCGACCAATATTCTGAACTGAGTAAATTTAAAAAATCTTGTCAATCTCGTGGTCTATATGAAGGTTATGATAGCCACTCTGATTTCAAAGAAAAATTTTACCGTCACCTTCAACTTAAAGTTAATGAACACGCTTTATTTCAATTTGACGTTAGTGATTCATTTTTACCTCAAAACGAAATAGTAGAATCAAACACATCAATTCCTTCACTATCAAACGAAGCACGTATATTACTTAAAGAAGCTAGCCTCGATAGTGGCGGCACAATTATGTCTCTCAGTTATATGGGGGGAGATGACGTTCAAACAAATGGGAAAAACTTAATTTCCTCACAAGAGCCTAGAGAGGTAGCTCGCTGGAAATCCGCTATCCAAGAGCTTGAGAATGAAGATTTAATTGAAGATCGTGGCCATAAAGGTGAAGTATTTAGAATTACCAACCTTGGTTATCAAATCGCGGATATGATCGAATTGTAA
- a CDS encoding YeiH family protein yields the protein MVSYIRNYGLFVLGALACFTPWVSSPIALTLGFLLTSFGFVPHTIPVTKITKKLLAYSIVGLGFGINIDQAIHATEQGFGIIVTSIFCTLFIGTLLAKKMKLDRETGHLIASGTAICGGSAIAAVAPAINAKDQPVGMALAVVFVLNSVALFLFPVVGHALGMSQVQFGTWAAIAIHDTSSVVGAAQAYGEQSLQIATTLKLARALWIVPVAFLSAMMFKSESKKITIPFFIIFYCAAILFCDQVPQFSNIYHSIYSVAKQTLVLCLFLIGCGISVGKLKETGPKPMIFGVALWAIISISSLTYIMAHIQ from the coding sequence ATGGTTTCTTATATCCGCAATTATGGTTTGTTTGTTCTTGGTGCGTTAGCTTGCTTTACACCTTGGGTCAGCTCACCGATTGCTTTAACCTTAGGCTTCTTACTGACGAGCTTTGGTTTTGTACCCCACACAATTCCTGTCACCAAAATCACCAAAAAATTACTGGCCTATTCGATTGTTGGCTTAGGCTTTGGGATCAATATAGATCAAGCGATTCACGCGACTGAACAAGGATTTGGAATTATTGTCACCAGTATTTTTTGTACTTTATTTATTGGTACGTTACTGGCGAAAAAGATGAAATTAGATAGGGAAACCGGACACTTAATTGCATCAGGTACCGCAATTTGTGGTGGTAGCGCCATTGCCGCTGTCGCGCCTGCGATTAACGCGAAAGACCAACCGGTTGGCATGGCTTTAGCGGTGGTCTTTGTTCTAAACTCAGTGGCGCTATTTTTATTCCCAGTCGTCGGTCACGCACTGGGTATGAGCCAAGTGCAGTTCGGTACTTGGGCGGCGATTGCGATTCATGACACCTCATCGGTAGTCGGGGCGGCACAAGCTTATGGGGAACAATCCCTGCAAATTGCTACCACCTTAAAATTGGCTCGTGCATTATGGATTGTGCCGGTTGCCTTCTTAAGCGCGATGATGTTTAAAAGTGAAAGCAAGAAGATCACGATTCCTTTCTTCATCATCTTTTACTGTGCAGCGATTCTATTCTGTGACCAAGTACCACAGTTTTCGAACATTTATCATTCCATTTACAGCGTAGCAAAACAGACTTTGGTCTTGTGCTTATTCTTAATTGGTTGTGGTATTTCCGTTGGTAAACTCAAAGAAACCGGACCAAAACCAATGATCTTTGGTGTGGCACTATGGGCGATTATCTCTATAAGTTCTCTAACTTATATTATGGCGCACATCCAATAA
- the menC gene encoding o-succinylbenzoate synthase yields the protein MRIAKLYRYNLPMDSGVIVRDQRLLQREGYIVELQQSGKTVYGECAPLPGFSQESLSQVELELIEALQGWQQSGDWCDYHALSPSVAFALSMAQCELDGRLPTQGEYRAAPLCSGDPDELIPVFETMAQEGRQKVAKVKVGLYEPIRDGMLVNLFLESIPDLQLRLDANRSWTLEKALKFAQYVSPEYRERITFLEEPCKTPELSRDFAQQTDINIAWDETVQQADFNDFELSSLLGNHVEAIVIKPTLIGSVERCLSLIDFAHQNGLQAVISSSIESTIGLTQLARLSAWKTPQQTPGLDTLQLFQSQLEIIWPHSTLPVATLAEQQLIKQFIG from the coding sequence ATGCGCATTGCCAAACTGTATCGTTATAACCTACCAATGGATAGCGGTGTTATCGTACGCGACCAACGTTTATTACAGCGAGAAGGTTACATTGTTGAGCTTCAGCAAAGCGGTAAAACGGTGTACGGCGAATGTGCGCCGTTACCCGGATTCAGCCAAGAGAGCTTATCTCAAGTTGAATTGGAATTAATAGAGGCGCTGCAAGGATGGCAACAAAGTGGTGATTGGTGTGATTATCATGCCTTAAGCCCAAGTGTTGCTTTTGCACTTTCTATGGCGCAATGCGAACTTGATGGGCGATTGCCTACCCAAGGTGAATACCGAGCGGCACCGTTATGCAGTGGTGATCCGGATGAATTAATTCCAGTATTTGAAACGATGGCACAAGAGGGGCGTCAAAAAGTCGCGAAAGTGAAAGTCGGCCTATATGAACCGATCCGTGACGGTATGTTAGTGAATTTATTCTTAGAATCGATTCCTGATTTACAACTACGTCTTGATGCGAATCGTAGTTGGACTTTAGAGAAAGCGCTTAAATTTGCTCAATATGTTTCTCCTGAATATCGTGAACGTATCACTTTTTTAGAAGAGCCGTGTAAAACCCCAGAATTAAGCCGTGATTTTGCTCAGCAAACCGACATCAATATTGCTTGGGATGAAACCGTTCAACAAGCGGATTTCAATGATTTCGAGCTATCTTCTTTGCTCGGTAATCATGTTGAAGCTATTGTGATTAAACCGACCTTGATTGGTTCTGTGGAGCGTTGTTTATCTTTGATTGATTTTGCTCATCAAAATGGGTTACAAGCAGTCATTAGCTCGAGTATTGAATCGACGATTGGTTTAACTCAATTGGCAAGATTGTCGGCTTGGAAAACCCCACAGCAGACACCTGGTCTAGATACCTTGCAGCTTTTTCAGTCCCAGTTAGAAATCATTTGGCCGCACAGTACATTGCCAGTTGCGACGTTGGCTGAACAGCAATTGATTAAGCAGTTTATAGGTTAA
- the menH gene encoding 2-succinyl-6-hydroxy-2,4-cyclohexadiene-1-carboxylate synthase encodes MLYSHISDNQEGDEIEEQQPIPVFLHGFLGSSRDWDACLSHLDVSHTIRIDLPCHGLSKYCEVDDFEQACQQVQLTVLAKLKKENMDASTPLVLVGYSLGARIAMYGLSEKCFDGLNIQGAILEGGNFGLQTEEDKVLRWENDKHWSKRFATEAIDYVLFDWYHQGVFASLDPDQREEMVELRSDNLGSQLGCMLRATSLAKQPYLLDALKQLDIPLLYICGEQDDKFKALAQQSGLQFKSVKQAGHNVHHEQPAEFASLISNFIKKLK; translated from the coding sequence ATGCTTTATAGTCATATCAGCGACAATCAAGAAGGGGATGAGATTGAAGAACAGCAACCAATCCCTGTTTTCTTACATGGCTTTTTAGGTTCAAGTCGGGATTGGGATGCGTGCCTATCACATTTAGACGTTTCACATACCATTCGCATTGACTTGCCGTGTCATGGGCTCAGTAAATACTGTGAAGTCGACGACTTTGAGCAAGCTTGCCAGCAAGTTCAGTTGACCGTTCTGGCGAAGTTGAAAAAAGAAAACATGGACGCTTCAACGCCATTGGTGTTAGTTGGCTACTCATTAGGTGCCCGCATTGCCATGTATGGCTTATCGGAAAAGTGCTTTGATGGTTTGAATATCCAAGGCGCCATCTTAGAAGGTGGTAACTTTGGTTTACAGACTGAAGAAGACAAAGTCTTACGTTGGGAAAATGATAAGCATTGGTCAAAACGTTTTGCGACGGAAGCGATCGACTACGTACTATTCGATTGGTATCACCAAGGTGTGTTTGCATCTTTAGATCCCGATCAACGAGAAGAAATGGTTGAGCTTCGTAGTGATAACCTTGGTTCACAGCTAGGTTGCATGCTACGTGCGACGTCACTTGCGAAACAGCCTTATCTTTTAGATGCTTTAAAGCAATTAGACATTCCTTTGCTATATATTTGCGGTGAGCAAGATGACAAATTTAAAGCGCTTGCTCAGCAAAGTGGCTTGCAGTTTAAATCCGTAAAACAAGCTGGCCATAATGTTCACCATGAACAGCCTGCCGAATTTGCATCATTAATCTCTAATTTTATTAAGAAACTTAAGTAA